From Coffea arabica cultivar ET-39 chromosome 2e, Coffea Arabica ET-39 HiFi, whole genome shotgun sequence, the proteins below share one genomic window:
- the LOC113730930 gene encoding helicase-like transcription factor CHR28 isoform X5, whose product MMRQKGYQIMKEPSYLGITYQGHGQGNFCLDKDIVSRNASSNSLQDCRETHQELRNSSETFSFPAGYFSYHVADNREVSNVDQRNHELELQLACSEGVDCDDDSYETPSNKKNMLEVSVASSMDEFSGSSMYNGRLAGYGDQYSNTPVFVNLVDPSFSAFSNEFSPCDFGFNLLPNNDNKMIGMMKEKVEHLTQDTSSNCVMSNQVQKLDDADWEVLAPGDLAGKGLSAASVGVHYASLGDGGSFSRLSNEFFMKQENDAKLNRLIASEVIAFQHGIDITTMKSSADTFGVSFGQGRKPSGSGYWMSNSSENHEFSVEDERNLIHESKRPRLGLDEYDGTASGNPSSVFHDRYLDLLNSEPSGVPVSSTIKHEFLHANVTKESWPSLSGQEVRSDSSVQTCSTDDDEDVCILEDISGPARPYFSTFNGKSFFVPKSTVICNSFNSVGLGHKKANGERFVFRAALEDLCQPKSEDAPPEGLLAVTLLKHQRIALSWMVKKENDAVRCSGGFLADDQGLGKTVSTIALLLKERSPSSTKSNGKESEAETLNLDDDDDDDDDDDPGSDGGKPNEGVESCQVSGSFCGQKMAAVHAKRRPAAGTLIVCPTSVLRQWSEELQNKVSSKANLSVLVYHGSNRTKDPYELANYDVVLTTYSIVSMEVPKQPLVDEEEDETKSLTELSSSKKRKYPPSASKKSSKSKDNLNGESLCNRPLAAVGWFRVVLDEAQCIKNHRTQVARACWGLRAKRRWCLSGTPMQNAIDDLYSYFRFLKYDPYWIYKEFCSGIKAPINDNPSNGYKKLQAVLRTIMLRRTKGTILDGEPIINLPPKTIKLCKVDFTQQERDFYCRLEADSRAQFAEYAAAGTVKQNYVNILLMLLRLRQACDHPLLVKGFASGSNSISSLDMAKKLPHEKQIHLLNCFEASLAICGLCSDPPEDAVITSCGHVFCNQCICEHLSGDDTLCPTAKCKAHLNRSSVFSVATLRCSLSDRTTLESNSNCSFDCAYDSSKIKAAIEVLQSVTKRQNFSQVSSSSSVEEGISSVENTSSVHSGGLHGKTCSKEEEIKGMAESSCGSVTVVGEKAIVFSQWTRMLDLLEGCLKDCSIQYRRLDGTMSVVARDKAVKDFNTLPEVSVMIMSLKAASLGLNMVAACHVLLLDLWWNPTTEDQAIDRAHRIGQTRPVTVFRLTVKDTVEDRILALQQKKREMVANAFGEDATGGQATRLTLQDLEYLFRAKG is encoded by the exons ATGATGCGTCAGAAG GGTTACCAAATAATGAAGGAGCCCTCTTACCTAGGGATCACTTATCAG GGCCATGGCCAGGGCAATTTCTGCCTGGATAAGGATATTGTTTCACGTAATGCTTCGTCAAATAGTCTTCAAGATTGTAGAGAAACACATCAGGAGTTACGCAATTCTAGTGAGACATTCAGTTTTCCTGCTGGGTACTTCAGTTATCATGTTGCTGATAATAGAGAGGTTTCTAATGTTGATCAGCGGAATCATGAGCTTGAATTACAGCTTGCATGTTCGGAAGGAGTTGACTGTGATGATG ATTCTTATGAAACCCCATCAAACAAAAAGAATATGTTGGAGGTATCAGTGGCATCCAGTATGGATGAATTTTCTGGGAGCAGTATGTATAATGGTAGATTGGCAGGATATGGTGACCAATATTCAAACACTCCGGTTTTTGTCAATCTGGTTGATCCGTCATTTTCTGCCTTTTCAAATGAGTTTAGTCCATGTGATTTTGGTTTCAATTTGTTGCCCAACAATGATAATAAGATGATTGGCATGATGAAGGAAAAAGTTGAGCATTTGACTCAGGACACAAGCTCAAATTGTGTGATGTCCAATCAAGTGCAGAAGTTGGATGATGCAGACTGGGAGGTTCTTGCGCCTGGGGATCTGGCTGGCAAGGGACTTAGTGCTGCAAGTGTGGGTGTACACTATGCTTCTTTAGGCGATGGGGGTTCATTTTCTAGATTGAGTAATGAGTTCTTCATGAAGCAAGAGAATGATGCAAAACTGAACCGGCTAATTGCTTCTGAGGTCATTGCATTCCAGCATGGCATTGATATAACCACTATGAAGTCTTCTGCTGACACTTTTGGGGTGTCTTTTGGTCAAGGGCGAAAGCCATCTGGGTCAGGTTATTGGATGTCTAACTCAAGTGAGAACCATGAGTTTTCCGTAGAAGATGAAAGAAATTTAATCCATGAATCTAAAAGGCCCAGGCTGGGTCTTGATGAGTATGATGGGACTGCATCTGGAAATCCCAGTTCAGTTTTTCATGATCGATATCTGGATCTACTGAACTCAGAGCCATCAGGTGTGCCAGTATCCAGTACAATTAAGCATGAATTTCTTCATGCAAATGTAACGAAAGAGAGTTGGCCCAGTTTAAGTGGCCAAGAGGTTCGCAGTGATTCTTCGGTTCAAACATGCAGcactgatgatgatgaagatgtaTGTATTTTGGAGGATATTAGTGGACCGGCACGGCCATATTTCTCTACTTTCAATGGGAAGTCATTTTTTGTTCCAAAGAGTACTGTGATTTGTAATTCCTTTAATTCTGTTGGACTGGGACACAAGAAGGCAAATGGTGAGCGCTTTGTATTTCGAGCTGCGTTGGAG GATCTTTGTCAGCCGAAATCAGAAGATGCTCCACCTGAGGGCCTTTTGGCAGTTACCCTTTTAAAACATCAG CGTATTGCTTTATCGTGGATGGTTAAGAAGGAGAATGATGCTGTACGCTGTTCTGGTGGTTTTCTTGCTGATGATCAG GGACTTGGGAAAACAGTTTCAACAATTGCACTTTTACTAAAAGAGAGGTCTCCATCTTCTACAAAATCTAATGGGAAAGAAAGTGAGGCAGAGACATTAAAtttggatgatgatgatgatgatgatgatgatgatgatcctGGGTCTGATGGTGGGAAACCAAACGAAGGTGTTGAGTCTTGTCAAGTGAGTGGAAGTTTTTGTGGGCAAAAGATGGCTGCTGTTCATGCAAAACGTAGACCAGCTGCTGGAACCCTCATAGTATGTCCAACAAGTGTCCTTCGTCAGTGGTCCGAGGAACTCCAAAACAAGGTCAGCAGTAAAGCTAACCTATCTGTTCTGGTCTATCATGGAAGTAATCGAACAAAAGATCCTTATGAACTGGCCAACTATGATGTTGTGCTAACAACCTATTCAATAGTAAGCATGGAGGTGCCAAAACAACCCCTGGTGGATGAAGAAGAGGATGAGACAAAATCACTGACAGAGCTGTCATCTAGTAAAAAAAGGAAGTATCCTCCAAGTGCTAGtaaaaaatcatctaaatcCAAGGACAATTTGAATGGTGAATCGCTGTGTAATCGTCCGCTTGCTGCTGTGGGCTGGTTTAGAGTTGTATTAGATGAGGCTCAGTGCATTAAGAATCATAGGACTCAAGTAGCTAGGGCTTGTTGGGGTCTGCGTGCTAAGCGTAGGTGGTGCTTGTCAGGAACACCTATGCAGAATGCAATTGATGATCTTTATAGTTACTTCAGATTTCTTAAGTATGACCCATATTGGATTTACAAAGAATTTTGCTCTGGAATAAAGGCCCCGATTAATGACAATCCATCAAATGGGTACAAAAAGTTGCAGGCTGTGCTCAGGACCATCATGCTACGTCGCACCAAAG GTACTATTCTTGATGGAGAACCAATCATCAACCTTCCACCCAAAACAATTAAACTGTGTAAAGTGGATTTCACGCAGCAGGAGCGAGATTTTTACTGCAGACTTGAGGCTGATTCACGTGCTCAGTTTGCA GAGTATGCAGCTGCTGGGACTGTAAAGCAGAATTATGTTAACATATTGTTGATGCTTTTGCGACTTCGACAAGCCTGTGACCATCCTCTTCTTGTTAAGGGATTCGCTTCTGGTTCAAACTCAATATCCTCTCTTGATATGGCCAAGAAATTACCACATGAGAAGCAAATTCATCTTCTGAATTGTTTTGAAGCTTCCTTAGCAATTTGTGGTCTATGCAGC GATCCCCCTGAAGATGCTGTTATAACTAGCTgtggacatgttttctgcaaTCAGTGCATATGTGAGCATCTAAGTGGTGATGACACCCTTTGCCCAACTGCAAAGTGCAAAGCTCATCTTAACAGATCTTCTGTATTTTCTGTAGCAACACTAAGATGTTCTCTATCTGATCGGACTACTTTGGAAAGCAATTCTAATTGCTCTTTTGATTGCGCATATGATTCTTCAAAAATTAAGGCTGCTATTGAGGTCCTGCAGTCAGTGACTAAAAGACAGAATTTTTCACAAGTTAGTTCCTCAAGTTCTGTTGAGGAAGGAATTTCTAGTGTAGAGAATACGTCAAGTGTTCATTCAGGAGGATTGCATGGGAAAACATGTagtaaagaagaagaaataaaggGCATGGCTGAATCTTCTTGTGGTTCAGTTACAGTAGTGGGGGAAAAAGCGATTGTGTTCTCCCAGTGGACGAGAATGCTTGATTTACTTGAAGGTTGTCTGAAGGATTGTTCCATTCAGTATAGGAGACTTGATGGAACAATGTCCGTTGTTGCCAGAGATAAAGCTGTGAAAGATTTTAATACTCTTCCTGAG GTGTCTGTAATGATTATGTCTTTGAAAGCTGCAAGTCTTGGACTGAACATGGTAGCAGCATGCCATGTTCTTCTTCTGGACCTTTGGTGGAATCCAACAACTGAGGATCAAGCGATTGACCGTGCTCATAGAATTGGGCAGACCCGTCCTGTTACAGTTTTCCGTTTGACTGTGAAAGACACAGTTGAAGACCGCATTTTGGCCCTTCAG
- the LOC113730930 gene encoding helicase-like transcription factor CHR28 isoform X6, with translation MMRQKGHGQGNFCLDKDIVSRNASSNSLQDCRETHQELRNSSETFSFPAGYFSYHVADNREVSNVDQRNHELELQLACSEGVDCDDDSYETPSNKKNMLEVSVASSMDEFSGSSMYNGRLAGYGDQYSNTPVFVNLVDPSFSAFSNEFSPCDFGFNLLPNNDNKMIGMMKEKVEHLTQDTSSNCVMSNQVQKLDDADWEVLAPGDLAGKGLSAASVGVHYASLGDGGSFSRLSNEFFMKQENDAKLNRLIASEVIAFQHGIDITTMKSSADTFGVSFGQGRKPSGSGYWMSNSSENHEFSVEDERNLIHESKRPRLGLDEYDGTASGNPSSVFHDRYLDLLNSEPSGVPVSSTIKHEFLHANVTKESWPSLSGQEVRSDSSVQTCSTDDDEDVCILEDISGPARPYFSTFNGKSFFVPKSTVICNSFNSVGLGHKKANGERFVFRAALEDLCQPKSEDAPPEGLLAVTLLKHQRIALSWMVKKENDAVRCSGGFLADDQGLGKTVSTIALLLKERSPSSTKSNGKESEAETLNLDDDDDDDDDDDPGSDGGKPNEGVESCQVSGSFCGQKMAAVHAKRRPAAGTLIVCPTSVLRQWSEELQNKVSSKANLSVLVYHGSNRTKDPYELANYDVVLTTYSIVSMEVPKQPLVDEEEDETKSLTELSSSKKRKYPPSASKKSSKSKDNLNGESLCNRPLAAVGWFRVVLDEAQCIKNHRTQVARACWGLRAKRRWCLSGTPMQNAIDDLYSYFRFLKYDPYWIYKEFCSGIKAPINDNPSNGYKKLQAVLRTIMLRRTKGTILDGEPIINLPPKTIKLCKVDFTQQERDFYCRLEADSRAQFAEYAAAGTVKQNYVNILLMLLRLRQACDHPLLVKGFASGSNSISSLDMAKKLPHEKQIHLLNCFEASLAICGLCSDPPEDAVITSCGHVFCNQCICEHLSGDDTLCPTAKCKAHLNRSSVFSVATLRCSLSDRTTLESNSNCSFDCAYDSSKIKAAIEVLQSVTKRQNFSQVSSSSSVEEGISSVENTSSVHSGGLHGKTCSKEEEIKGMAESSCGSVTVVGEKAIVFSQWTRMLDLLEGCLKDCSIQYRRLDGTMSVVARDKAVKDFNTLPEVSVMIMSLKAASLGLNMVAACHVLLLDLWWNPTTEDQAIDRAHRIGQTRPVTVFRLTVKDTVEDRILALQQKKREMVANAFGEDATGGQATRLTLQDLEYLFRAKG, from the exons ATGATGCGTCAGAAG GGCCATGGCCAGGGCAATTTCTGCCTGGATAAGGATATTGTTTCACGTAATGCTTCGTCAAATAGTCTTCAAGATTGTAGAGAAACACATCAGGAGTTACGCAATTCTAGTGAGACATTCAGTTTTCCTGCTGGGTACTTCAGTTATCATGTTGCTGATAATAGAGAGGTTTCTAATGTTGATCAGCGGAATCATGAGCTTGAATTACAGCTTGCATGTTCGGAAGGAGTTGACTGTGATGATG ATTCTTATGAAACCCCATCAAACAAAAAGAATATGTTGGAGGTATCAGTGGCATCCAGTATGGATGAATTTTCTGGGAGCAGTATGTATAATGGTAGATTGGCAGGATATGGTGACCAATATTCAAACACTCCGGTTTTTGTCAATCTGGTTGATCCGTCATTTTCTGCCTTTTCAAATGAGTTTAGTCCATGTGATTTTGGTTTCAATTTGTTGCCCAACAATGATAATAAGATGATTGGCATGATGAAGGAAAAAGTTGAGCATTTGACTCAGGACACAAGCTCAAATTGTGTGATGTCCAATCAAGTGCAGAAGTTGGATGATGCAGACTGGGAGGTTCTTGCGCCTGGGGATCTGGCTGGCAAGGGACTTAGTGCTGCAAGTGTGGGTGTACACTATGCTTCTTTAGGCGATGGGGGTTCATTTTCTAGATTGAGTAATGAGTTCTTCATGAAGCAAGAGAATGATGCAAAACTGAACCGGCTAATTGCTTCTGAGGTCATTGCATTCCAGCATGGCATTGATATAACCACTATGAAGTCTTCTGCTGACACTTTTGGGGTGTCTTTTGGTCAAGGGCGAAAGCCATCTGGGTCAGGTTATTGGATGTCTAACTCAAGTGAGAACCATGAGTTTTCCGTAGAAGATGAAAGAAATTTAATCCATGAATCTAAAAGGCCCAGGCTGGGTCTTGATGAGTATGATGGGACTGCATCTGGAAATCCCAGTTCAGTTTTTCATGATCGATATCTGGATCTACTGAACTCAGAGCCATCAGGTGTGCCAGTATCCAGTACAATTAAGCATGAATTTCTTCATGCAAATGTAACGAAAGAGAGTTGGCCCAGTTTAAGTGGCCAAGAGGTTCGCAGTGATTCTTCGGTTCAAACATGCAGcactgatgatgatgaagatgtaTGTATTTTGGAGGATATTAGTGGACCGGCACGGCCATATTTCTCTACTTTCAATGGGAAGTCATTTTTTGTTCCAAAGAGTACTGTGATTTGTAATTCCTTTAATTCTGTTGGACTGGGACACAAGAAGGCAAATGGTGAGCGCTTTGTATTTCGAGCTGCGTTGGAG GATCTTTGTCAGCCGAAATCAGAAGATGCTCCACCTGAGGGCCTTTTGGCAGTTACCCTTTTAAAACATCAG CGTATTGCTTTATCGTGGATGGTTAAGAAGGAGAATGATGCTGTACGCTGTTCTGGTGGTTTTCTTGCTGATGATCAG GGACTTGGGAAAACAGTTTCAACAATTGCACTTTTACTAAAAGAGAGGTCTCCATCTTCTACAAAATCTAATGGGAAAGAAAGTGAGGCAGAGACATTAAAtttggatgatgatgatgatgatgatgatgatgatgatcctGGGTCTGATGGTGGGAAACCAAACGAAGGTGTTGAGTCTTGTCAAGTGAGTGGAAGTTTTTGTGGGCAAAAGATGGCTGCTGTTCATGCAAAACGTAGACCAGCTGCTGGAACCCTCATAGTATGTCCAACAAGTGTCCTTCGTCAGTGGTCCGAGGAACTCCAAAACAAGGTCAGCAGTAAAGCTAACCTATCTGTTCTGGTCTATCATGGAAGTAATCGAACAAAAGATCCTTATGAACTGGCCAACTATGATGTTGTGCTAACAACCTATTCAATAGTAAGCATGGAGGTGCCAAAACAACCCCTGGTGGATGAAGAAGAGGATGAGACAAAATCACTGACAGAGCTGTCATCTAGTAAAAAAAGGAAGTATCCTCCAAGTGCTAGtaaaaaatcatctaaatcCAAGGACAATTTGAATGGTGAATCGCTGTGTAATCGTCCGCTTGCTGCTGTGGGCTGGTTTAGAGTTGTATTAGATGAGGCTCAGTGCATTAAGAATCATAGGACTCAAGTAGCTAGGGCTTGTTGGGGTCTGCGTGCTAAGCGTAGGTGGTGCTTGTCAGGAACACCTATGCAGAATGCAATTGATGATCTTTATAGTTACTTCAGATTTCTTAAGTATGACCCATATTGGATTTACAAAGAATTTTGCTCTGGAATAAAGGCCCCGATTAATGACAATCCATCAAATGGGTACAAAAAGTTGCAGGCTGTGCTCAGGACCATCATGCTACGTCGCACCAAAG GTACTATTCTTGATGGAGAACCAATCATCAACCTTCCACCCAAAACAATTAAACTGTGTAAAGTGGATTTCACGCAGCAGGAGCGAGATTTTTACTGCAGACTTGAGGCTGATTCACGTGCTCAGTTTGCA GAGTATGCAGCTGCTGGGACTGTAAAGCAGAATTATGTTAACATATTGTTGATGCTTTTGCGACTTCGACAAGCCTGTGACCATCCTCTTCTTGTTAAGGGATTCGCTTCTGGTTCAAACTCAATATCCTCTCTTGATATGGCCAAGAAATTACCACATGAGAAGCAAATTCATCTTCTGAATTGTTTTGAAGCTTCCTTAGCAATTTGTGGTCTATGCAGC GATCCCCCTGAAGATGCTGTTATAACTAGCTgtggacatgttttctgcaaTCAGTGCATATGTGAGCATCTAAGTGGTGATGACACCCTTTGCCCAACTGCAAAGTGCAAAGCTCATCTTAACAGATCTTCTGTATTTTCTGTAGCAACACTAAGATGTTCTCTATCTGATCGGACTACTTTGGAAAGCAATTCTAATTGCTCTTTTGATTGCGCATATGATTCTTCAAAAATTAAGGCTGCTATTGAGGTCCTGCAGTCAGTGACTAAAAGACAGAATTTTTCACAAGTTAGTTCCTCAAGTTCTGTTGAGGAAGGAATTTCTAGTGTAGAGAATACGTCAAGTGTTCATTCAGGAGGATTGCATGGGAAAACATGTagtaaagaagaagaaataaaggGCATGGCTGAATCTTCTTGTGGTTCAGTTACAGTAGTGGGGGAAAAAGCGATTGTGTTCTCCCAGTGGACGAGAATGCTTGATTTACTTGAAGGTTGTCTGAAGGATTGTTCCATTCAGTATAGGAGACTTGATGGAACAATGTCCGTTGTTGCCAGAGATAAAGCTGTGAAAGATTTTAATACTCTTCCTGAG GTGTCTGTAATGATTATGTCTTTGAAAGCTGCAAGTCTTGGACTGAACATGGTAGCAGCATGCCATGTTCTTCTTCTGGACCTTTGGTGGAATCCAACAACTGAGGATCAAGCGATTGACCGTGCTCATAGAATTGGGCAGACCCGTCCTGTTACAGTTTTCCGTTTGACTGTGAAAGACACAGTTGAAGACCGCATTTTGGCCCTTCAG